In a genomic window of Desulforegula conservatrix Mb1Pa:
- a CDS encoding glycosyltransferase family 4 protein, with amino-acid sequence MKILLSAYACEPNKGSEPGVGWNWAIELVKLGHEVWVLTRANNRNVIEAELQKAEYSDKLHFIYYDLPDSIMKWKNIKGGIYLYYLLWQWFAFKAVEKIHIKQQFNLVHHVTFVSIRQPSFMGRLGIPFIFGPVAGGETAPFQLRKSFGIKGWIVDFARDIANCFIRLDPLMRQTFKSASFILVTSNQSKKLIPKIFHKKTKIQLAIGISSDFKHSNLKIDNKYKSNRILFIGRFIFWKGLHIGIRAFEKYSKVNPDATFTIVGEGQEYYKLKKLTDTLNISHKTIWINWLNQAQLSDIYSKHDIFLFPSLHDSGGMVVLEAMIHGLPVVCLDIGGPGVIVDGTCGIKINTNYKCASQIIDELARALFKLSDDKFLYKDLKTGTLNKSEQYYWPSVVKKVYENISNNQVGQCESL; translated from the coding sequence ATGAAAATACTTCTCTCTGCCTATGCATGTGAGCCGAACAAAGGCTCTGAACCAGGAGTCGGATGGAACTGGGCGATTGAACTTGTAAAATTAGGACACGAAGTCTGGGTTCTTACAAGAGCGAATAACAGGAATGTTATCGAAGCAGAATTACAAAAGGCTGAATATTCGGACAAACTACATTTCATTTATTATGATTTGCCTGATTCTATAATGAAATGGAAAAATATCAAAGGCGGGATATACCTTTATTATCTATTATGGCAATGGTTTGCCTTTAAGGCTGTTGAAAAAATCCATATTAAACAACAATTTAATCTGGTCCATCACGTTACTTTTGTTTCAATAAGACAGCCAAGTTTTATGGGCAGATTGGGTATACCTTTTATTTTTGGTCCTGTTGCCGGTGGCGAAACCGCACCATTCCAATTAAGAAAATCATTTGGGATAAAAGGATGGATTGTTGATTTTGCAAGAGATATAGCAAATTGCTTCATCAGGCTTGATCCTCTGATGAGGCAGACATTTAAATCTGCGTCTTTTATTTTAGTTACATCAAATCAGTCAAAAAAGCTTATTCCTAAAATTTTTCATAAAAAAACTAAAATTCAACTTGCAATCGGCATTAGCTCAGATTTCAAACACAGCAATCTTAAAATCGACAATAAGTACAAATCTAACAGAATACTTTTTATAGGCCGTTTTATTTTCTGGAAGGGATTACACATTGGCATCCGTGCATTTGAAAAATATTCTAAGGTCAACCCTGATGCGACATTCACAATTGTTGGGGAAGGTCAGGAATACTACAAATTAAAAAAGCTTACTGATACCCTGAATATATCCCACAAAACAATATGGATAAACTGGCTTAATCAAGCGCAACTTTCAGATATATACAGTAAACATGATATTTTTTTATTCCCAAGTCTGCACGATTCAGGTGGGATGGTTGTTTTAGAAGCCATGATACACGGCCTGCCAGTTGTTTGCCTCGATATTGGTGGCCCTGGGGTCATTGTTGATGGTACGTGCGGGATCAAGATTAATACAAATTACAAATGTGCATCTCAAATTATTGATGAATTAGCTAGAGCACTTTTCAAACTGTCAGATGACAAATTTTTATATAAGGATCTAAAAACAGGGACTTTAAATAAATCTGAACAGTATTACTGGCCTTCGGTTGTTAAAAAAGTCTATGAAAATATTAGTAATAACCAGGTTGGGCAATGCGAATCCTTATAG
- a CDS encoding glycosyltransferase family 4 protein, which yields MRILIVHNYYQLSGGEDAVVDAEKNNLLRNNHTAELFSLTNDSISGTLPKIKSALNIHYSNGSRQKIGDFIKRYAPDIVHVHNFFPLITPSVYDACIENNIPIVQTLHNYRIICPNALLMRDGHICEECINKIPYKAVLNRCYRNSIPGSASVAFMIEFHKRKKTWQNKVNRFIALSEFSKSKFIQAGLPENKITVKPNFTGKNLTVTPDTESQEPFALFAGRLSEEKGVDTLMDAWQNLPYSLIIAGDGPLMQSAIKKGKKNFHFHGMLDKKKLINKMNDSSFIVLPSICYENFPMVIAEAFSLGIPVLASRLGGMAEIIKDGVNGLHFESGNPKDLADKARWLFEHPEECRKMGENALKTYEEKYTPEKNYEMLMDIYNEVIEEHKRGSN from the coding sequence ATGCGAATCCTTATAGTTCATAATTACTATCAACTTTCAGGCGGTGAAGATGCTGTTGTTGATGCTGAAAAAAATAACCTTCTCAGGAATAATCATACTGCAGAATTATTTTCATTAACAAACGACTCAATTTCAGGAACATTGCCTAAGATTAAAAGCGCTCTGAATATTCATTATTCAAATGGATCAAGACAAAAAATAGGAGATTTTATTAAAAGATATGCTCCTGATATTGTTCATGTCCATAATTTCTTCCCTCTTATAACTCCGTCTGTTTATGACGCCTGCATAGAAAATAATATACCTATTGTTCAAACTCTGCATAATTACAGAATAATCTGCCCAAACGCATTATTAATGCGTGATGGTCATATTTGCGAAGAATGTATTAACAAAATTCCTTATAAGGCTGTTTTGAACAGGTGCTACAGAAATTCCATCCCTGGAAGCGCATCTGTTGCTTTTATGATTGAATTTCATAAAAGAAAAAAGACTTGGCAAAACAAGGTAAATCGTTTTATAGCTCTCAGCGAATTCTCTAAGTCTAAATTTATTCAGGCGGGATTGCCTGAAAACAAAATAACTGTAAAGCCCAACTTCACAGGTAAAAACCTAACTGTTACTCCAGATACAGAATCACAAGAACCATTTGCTCTGTTTGCTGGCAGATTATCAGAAGAAAAAGGCGTTGATACTCTTATGGATGCCTGGCAAAACCTGCCTTACTCGCTAATTATTGCTGGTGATGGCCCGCTGATGCAGTCTGCTATTAAAAAAGGCAAAAAAAATTTTCATTTTCATGGGATGCTGGACAAAAAAAAACTGATTAATAAAATGAACGATTCATCTTTTATTGTTCTTCCTTCTATTTGTTATGAAAATTTTCCAATGGTAATAGCTGAAGCTTTTTCACTTGGTATTCCTGTTTTAGCCTCAAGACTTGGCGGCATGGCTGAAATAATCAAAGATGGTGTTAATGGGCTTCATTTTGAATCTGGAAATCCTAAAGATCTTGCAGATAAAGCCAGATGGCTTTTTGAACATCCTGAAGAATGCAGAAAAATGGGTGAAAATGCCTTAAAAACCTATGAAGAGAAATACACCCCTGAAAAAAATTATGAAATGCTGATGGATATATATAATGAAGTTATTGAAGAGCATAAAAGAGGATCAAATTAA
- a CDS encoding WecB/TagA/CpsF family glycosyltransferase, giving the protein MMKAKILEMLSDITNHEKALITVINWTKNKSGKYVCVSNVHMCMEAYDQSEYAKIVNSADLTVPDGKPLVWAQKLLGHKEASHVRGTDLTLELCKEAEKKQIPIGLYGGSQNALDNFNVFLKKKFPELKTAYSFSPPFRPLTQEEDDLYTAQINESGAKILFVGLGCPKQEIWMAEHKNRINCVMIGVGAAFDFLSGDKKEAPIWMQNLGIEWVFRFASEPDRLWKRYLKHNPRFVVLFIEQLMRERFGKNLSGKSPMPPFTKGE; this is encoded by the coding sequence ATGATGAAAGCAAAAATTCTTGAAATGCTGTCTGATATAACAAATCATGAAAAAGCATTAATTACTGTCATTAACTGGACAAAAAACAAATCAGGCAAATATGTCTGCGTTTCCAACGTCCACATGTGCATGGAAGCCTATGATCAGTCTGAATATGCGAAGATAGTCAATAGCGCAGACCTCACAGTACCCGACGGCAAACCCCTTGTCTGGGCTCAAAAACTTTTGGGGCATAAAGAAGCTTCTCATGTCCGGGGAACTGACCTTACTTTGGAATTATGCAAGGAAGCCGAAAAAAAACAGATACCAATAGGGCTTTATGGCGGAAGCCAGAACGCGCTTGATAATTTTAATGTTTTTCTTAAGAAAAAATTTCCTGAACTTAAAACAGCTTATTCATTCTCTCCTCCTTTCAGGCCGCTTACACAAGAAGAAGATGACTTATATACAGCTCAGATAAATGAATCCGGAGCAAAGATTCTTTTTGTCGGACTTGGCTGTCCAAAACAGGAAATTTGGATGGCTGAACACAAAAACAGGATAAACTGCGTTATGATCGGAGTTGGTGCTGCCTTTGATTTTCTGAGCGGAGACAAGAAAGAAGCTCCTATATGGATGCAGAATTTGGGAATTGAATGGGTTTTCAGATTCGCGAGTGAACCTGATAGATTATGGAAAAGGTATCTTAAGCATAATCCAAGGTTTGTTGTGCTTTTTATTGAGCAGTTGATGAGAGAGAGATTTGGGAAAAACCTTTCAGGGAAATCTCCCATGCCCCCCTTTACAAAGGGGGAATAA
- the gmd gene encoding GDP-mannose 4,6-dehydratase, with protein sequence MKKALITGVTGQDGAYLSELLLSKGYEVHGIKRRASMFNTGRIDHIYEDPHIENRHFILHYGDLTDSTNLIRIIQEVQPDEIYNLAAQSHVQVSFESPEYTANCDALGTLRILEALRILGLEKKTRVYQASTSELFGKVQEIPQKETTPFYPRSPYAVAKMYAYWITVNYREAYGMYACNGILFNHESPLRGETFVTRKITRAIARIKLGLQDKVYLGNLDSKRDWGHARDYVEMMWLMLQQETPEDYVIATGEQFSVRHFIEAACEEVGIKVRWEGTGVDEKGFDVATGNQIVGVDPRYFRPTEVDTLLGDPIKAKEKLGWKPRITFEMLVKEMMASDLREAEKDHHCKIGGFRTYNYHE encoded by the coding sequence ATGAAAAAAGCATTAATCACAGGTGTAACAGGTCAGGACGGAGCGTATCTCTCGGAACTTCTTTTATCAAAAGGGTACGAGGTACACGGTATTAAACGCAGGGCTTCAATGTTCAACACTGGCCGAATTGACCATATATATGAAGATCCACACATAGAAAACAGACATTTTATTCTTCATTACGGCGATCTTACGGACTCAACAAACCTGATAAGAATCATCCAGGAAGTTCAGCCTGACGAAATTTATAATCTTGCTGCCCAGAGCCATGTTCAGGTTTCATTTGAATCGCCGGAGTACACGGCAAACTGTGATGCTCTTGGTACTTTAAGAATTCTAGAGGCATTAAGAATTCTTGGTCTTGAAAAAAAGACAAGGGTTTATCAGGCTTCTACATCCGAGCTTTTCGGAAAGGTTCAGGAAATTCCACAAAAAGAAACAACTCCTTTTTATCCGCGCTCTCCATATGCTGTTGCCAAGATGTATGCTTACTGGATCACCGTAAACTATCGTGAGGCTTATGGAATGTATGCCTGCAATGGCATTCTATTCAACCATGAATCGCCATTGCGAGGAGAGACCTTTGTAACAAGAAAGATTACAAGGGCAATCGCAAGAATAAAGCTGGGCCTACAGGACAAGGTTTATCTTGGAAATCTTGATTCAAAAAGAGATTGGGGACACGCCAGGGATTATGTCGAAATGATGTGGCTCATGCTCCAGCAGGAAACGCCCGAAGATTACGTAATTGCAACCGGTGAGCAGTTTTCGGTTCGTCATTTTATTGAGGCCGCCTGCGAAGAAGTTGGAATAAAGGTGAGATGGGAAGGCACCGGAGTTGATGAAAAGGGCTTTGATGTCGCGACCGGAAATCAGATTGTCGGGGTTGATCCGAGGTATTTCAGGCCAACAGAGGTTGATACCCTGCTTGGAGATCCGATAAAAGCGAAGGAAAAGCTTGGATGGAAGCCAAGAATAACCTTTGAGATGCTTGTTAAGGAAATGATGGCATCTGATTTGAGGGAAGCTGAAAAGGATCATCATTGTAAGATTGGCGGGTTCAGGACTTACAATTATCATGAGTAG
- the fcl gene encoding GDP-L-fucose synthase has product MEKNSKIYVAGHRGLVGSAIVRKLKSEGYANIIVRKSNELDLKNQTQVDEFFSAEKPEYIFLAAAKVGGIHANNIYPAEFIYENLMIQNNVIHQSYVNKVKKLLFLGSSCIYPKFAPQPMKEDDLLTGMLEPTNEPYAIAKISGIEMCWAYNRQYGTDFIPVMPTNLYGPGDNFDLENAHVLPALIRKFHEAMLSKDDSVTVWGTGTPKREFLYVDDLADACVFVMKKDTSEYKLDRPLFNIGTGSDISILELAELVKKAIGFKGVILFDSSKPDGTPRKLMDVSKINNLGWQSSNSLEKGIEKTYAWFIENQSEIRIDGLAKSQKKASA; this is encoded by the coding sequence ATGGAAAAAAATTCAAAAATTTATGTGGCAGGGCACAGAGGGCTGGTTGGATCTGCGATTGTTCGCAAGTTGAAATCAGAAGGCTATGCAAATATTATAGTTAGAAAATCAAATGAACTTGACCTTAAGAACCAGACTCAGGTTGATGAGTTCTTTTCAGCTGAAAAGCCTGAATATATATTTCTTGCTGCGGCAAAAGTTGGAGGTATTCATGCCAACAACATCTACCCTGCTGAATTCATTTATGAAAATCTGATGATTCAAAACAATGTCATTCATCAAAGCTACGTTAACAAGGTCAAAAAACTTCTTTTTTTAGGATCATCGTGTATTTATCCTAAATTTGCGCCTCAGCCTATGAAAGAAGATGATCTGCTTACAGGAATGCTTGAGCCGACAAACGAACCTTACGCAATCGCCAAAATATCAGGAATTGAAATGTGCTGGGCATATAACAGGCAATATGGGACAGACTTTATTCCTGTAATGCCTACGAATCTTTATGGCCCAGGTGATAATTTTGATCTTGAAAACGCCCATGTTCTTCCGGCGCTCATAAGAAAATTTCATGAAGCTATGCTATCAAAAGATGATTCAGTAACAGTATGGGGTACAGGGACTCCTAAAAGAGAATTTCTTTACGTCGATGATCTTGCTGATGCCTGCGTATTTGTTATGAAAAAAGATACTTCAGAGTATAAACTTGACAGACCTTTGTTCAATATTGGTACAGGCTCTGATATCTCAATTCTTGAGCTCGCCGAACTTGTTAAAAAAGCCATAGGGTTTAAAGGTGTAATATTATTTGATTCAAGCAAACCAGATGGTACGCCAAGAAAACTAATGGATGTTTCAAAAATCAATAATCTGGGTTGGCAATCGAGCAACTCCCTTGAAAAGGGCATAGAGAAAACATATGCATGGTTCATTGAAAACCAGAGTGAAATCAGAATTGATGGTCTCGCAAAAAGTCAAAAAAAGGCGTCGGCGTAA
- a CDS encoding sugar transferase, with protein sequence MLREKQRFISSMHKLLDIFITCISFILAVITKKVAYSDHYAGFSSETYSFLILLIIIIWYIVFTWAPNYIYSDELGWLDILTNTLKIVVISATILSTIFYLLKIEGISRFIIVTFLFYDVLLLCISKLFIVKISKKRGFVTDNKKHIIIVGTKERAVDLIKGIEEKTPNDYEILGCLDTGTNNIGKSIVNGYKIIGCIHDLEKHLIENIVDEIVFAIPLRIIENADLYIATAEDMGVHVRIIPDWQLHYLMYEPDIATIKFKNLAGTPTMSLHMTTPNEGALFLKSLFDFVASIIILLICSPFFLITSIAIKLSSPGPVFFKQERLGLHGRKFHVYKFRTMVENAEELKDSLKDKNESDGPVFKIKQDPRIIPYIGAFLRKTNLDELPQLINVLKREMSLVGPRPPITSEVNSYEIWHRRRLSMKPGITCLWQIAKNRNDISFDNWIKLDLKYIDSWSIILDFKILVMTFNTVFLRSGR encoded by the coding sequence ATGCTGAGAGAAAAACAACGTTTTATATCAAGCATGCATAAGCTGCTTGATATTTTCATTACCTGTATTTCGTTTATTTTAGCTGTAATCACAAAAAAGGTTGCATACTCCGATCATTACGCTGGATTCTCAAGTGAAACTTATAGTTTCCTGATCCTCCTGATAATTATTATCTGGTACATAGTTTTTACCTGGGCACCAAATTATATATATTCTGATGAGTTAGGCTGGCTTGATATTTTAACAAATACACTGAAAATCGTTGTGATATCAGCCACCATTCTATCCACAATCTTTTATCTTCTGAAAATTGAGGGTATCAGCAGATTTATTATTGTAACATTTCTATTTTATGATGTTTTACTGCTTTGTATTAGCAAACTGTTCATTGTTAAAATCAGCAAAAAACGTGGTTTCGTCACTGATAATAAAAAGCACATTATCATAGTCGGCACTAAAGAAAGAGCCGTGGATTTAATAAAAGGGATCGAAGAAAAAACACCAAACGATTATGAAATACTTGGCTGCCTCGACACTGGAACTAATAATATTGGTAAATCAATTGTAAACGGCTACAAAATAATAGGTTGCATCCACGATCTGGAGAAACATCTCATAGAAAATATTGTGGATGAAATTGTATTTGCAATACCTTTAAGAATAATTGAAAACGCCGACCTATATATTGCAACAGCAGAAGACATGGGAGTTCATGTTAGAATTATACCGGACTGGCAACTCCATTATCTTATGTATGAACCTGATATCGCGACTATAAAATTTAAGAATCTTGCAGGAACCCCAACAATGTCCCTTCACATGACAACACCAAATGAAGGGGCGCTTTTTTTAAAATCTCTTTTTGATTTTGTCGCGAGCATTATAATACTTCTTATATGCTCACCTTTTTTTCTTATTACATCCATCGCAATCAAACTAAGTTCTCCCGGCCCTGTTTTTTTTAAACAGGAACGACTTGGTCTTCATGGTAGGAAGTTTCATGTATATAAATTCAGAACAATGGTTGAAAACGCCGAAGAACTTAAAGATTCTTTAAAAGACAAAAATGAATCTGATGGACCAGTTTTCAAAATAAAACAAGACCCAAGAATAATTCCGTATATCGGAGCATTCTTAAGAAAAACAAATCTTGATGAGTTACCGCAGCTCATTAATGTTTTAAAAAGAGAAATGAGCCTTGTGGGCCCAAGGCCACCGATAACATCAGAAGTCAATAGCTATGAAATTTGGCACAGGCGAAGACTATCAATGAAGCCTGGAATAACATGTCTGTGGCAGATCGCAAAAAACAGAAACGATATTTCATTTGATAACTGGATAAAACTTGATTTAAAATATATTGATTCATGGTCAATTATCCTTGACTTCAAAATATTAGTCATGACTTTTAACACTGTTTTTTTGAGATCGGGAAGATAG
- a CDS encoding outer membrane beta-barrel protein translates to MTEIGLSATLPIVRVCMKVKMADFSLSVFIQIIIVFSHYREIIYKEFIRDLSMTYRGFFLKKLFGIICLCTIVMASNIFAEETKGISGDIFGKESGYFHPFISLSESYNDNIYNTKDKEEDFITVISPGLWLALPGTKESISVKEVSGNIPGGLINTRFKAETFNRYQAYALYSPQFEIFSNNDDENSTSHLAEGGLQYNLKGGLSFDIVDQYLKSHDSRGEGVSTSLDEYENNLVDGMISYELSPKIMVRAGGSTYNVHYTENRNSYKDRQDMGLSGYLFYAIMSKTSIYAGYDHIDVDYDDDTSENLSDSNLNRYFTGVKWDITAKSKGNIKVGYLTREFDKDTENDFDGFMTEVSLDHNFTSSTGISCRGAKSNQESDIAGSSYIDSTMLGLGYNQKITTKIMASIELRWENLDYNNISRTDDIYMISPKIQYKFTDWLTSDLVYSYKTRDAESDTTTNYDYENNTYMVKITAAI, encoded by the coding sequence ATGACTGAAATCGGACTTTCTGCAACTCTGCCTATAGTGAGGGTATGTATGAAGGTTAAAATGGCAGATTTTAGTCTAAGTGTTTTTATACAAATCATAATAGTTTTCTCTCATTACCGAGAGATTATTTATAAAGAGTTCATAAGGGACCTATCAATGACTTATAGAGGATTTTTTTTAAAAAAACTTTTTGGTATCATTTGCCTTTGTACCATTGTGATGGCGTCAAATATATTTGCCGAGGAAACCAAGGGAATAAGCGGAGATATTTTTGGTAAGGAATCTGGATATTTTCATCCATTCATATCTTTGTCAGAATCATATAATGACAATATCTATAATACAAAAGACAAAGAAGAGGATTTTATAACTGTTATATCCCCTGGATTATGGTTGGCATTACCAGGGACAAAAGAGTCAATATCAGTTAAAGAAGTATCTGGCAACATACCTGGAGGGCTTATTAACACAAGGTTCAAGGCTGAAACATTTAATAGATATCAGGCATATGCCCTCTATTCCCCTCAATTTGAAATATTTTCGAACAATGATGATGAAAATTCCACGTCTCATCTTGCAGAAGGGGGACTACAATATAATTTAAAAGGTGGGTTAAGCTTCGACATTGTTGATCAATATCTGAAGTCTCATGATTCAAGAGGAGAAGGCGTGTCCACTTCTCTTGATGAATATGAAAACAATCTGGTTGATGGAATGATCTCATATGAGCTGTCCCCTAAAATAATGGTGAGAGCTGGTGGGTCAACATATAATGTGCATTACACAGAAAACAGAAACAGTTACAAAGACAGACAGGATATGGGATTATCCGGATATCTTTTTTACGCCATAATGTCCAAAACATCCATTTATGCTGGCTATGATCATATAGATGTAGATTATGATGATGATACTTCTGAAAATTTATCTGACAGTAATTTGAACAGGTATTTTACTGGAGTTAAATGGGATATAACAGCAAAGTCAAAAGGCAATATAAAGGTAGGATATTTAACCAGAGAATTTGATAAAGATACAGAAAATGACTTTGATGGCTTTATGACCGAAGTTTCACTTGATCATAACTTTACAAGCAGTACCGGGATTTCATGCCGCGGAGCTAAATCGAATCAGGAATCTGATATTGCAGGCAGCAGCTATATAGATTCAACAATGCTCGGATTGGGATATAATCAAAAAATTACGACAAAAATAATGGCAAGTATTGAGCTTAGATGGGAAAATCTGGATTATAATAATATTTCAAGAACAGACGATATATATATGATTTCTCCAAAGATTCAGTATAAATTCACAGATTGGTTGACATCAGATCTGGTTTATTCATATAAAACAAGAGACGCGGAATCTGATACAACAACAAATTACGACTATGAAAACAACACATATATGGTTAAGATCACAGCGGCAATATAA
- a CDS encoding polysaccharide biosynthesis/export family protein yields the protein MKNKTEINQAIFNSGMIIFNYLFISIALTFLLMASTASANDYAIGGGDTLKVSVYDHPDLDSKVRVSDQGSIILPLIGTVNISGMTIDKATQKIASLYSAGYIRNPQVSVFVEEYRSQKVTILGQVKKPGVYELRETNTILEMISKAEGLMPEAGEFAIITRKKGGKEENIKINIKELTESGDSKLNVIIQDSDTIFISKVDLFYVTGEVGHPNAYSYEKDMTVLKAITTAKGLTPKASTRSIKIIRKIEDKEIEIEDVKLDDPIFPGDVIVVPESFF from the coding sequence ATGAAAAATAAAACAGAGATAAACCAAGCTATTTTCAATTCAGGAATGATTATTTTTAATTATCTATTTATCTCAATTGCCTTAACCTTTCTGTTGATGGCATCGACGGCATCAGCTAATGATTATGCAATCGGTGGTGGAGACACTCTGAAGGTATCAGTTTACGATCACCCGGATCTTGACTCAAAGGTCAGGGTCAGTGATCAGGGATCAATTATTCTTCCGTTAATCGGCACTGTAAATATCAGTGGCATGACCATTGATAAGGCTACACAAAAGATAGCATCTCTTTATTCAGCCGGATACATTAGAAACCCACAAGTTTCTGTTTTTGTTGAAGAATACAGGAGTCAAAAAGTCACCATTCTTGGTCAGGTCAAAAAACCTGGAGTATATGAACTAAGAGAAACCAACACAATCCTTGAGATGATTTCAAAGGCTGAAGGGCTTATGCCTGAAGCAGGCGAATTTGCCATAATTACCAGAAAAAAGGGTGGCAAAGAAGAAAACATAAAAATCAATATCAAAGAACTAACCGAATCCGGCGACAGCAAGCTTAATGTAATCATACAGGACAGTGATACTATTTTTATATCTAAAGTGGATCTCTTTTATGTCACTGGAGAAGTTGGGCATCCTAACGCTTACAGCTATGAAAAGGATATGACTGTATTAAAAGCCATTACGACGGCAAAAGGTCTGACTCCCAAAGCCTCAACACGATCCATAAAAATAATAAGAAAAATTGAAGATAAAGAAATTGAAATTGAGGATGTCAAACTTGACGATCCAATTTTCCCAGGGGACGTTATAGTTGTTCCTGAAAGTTTCTTTTAA